The following coding sequences are from one Salmo trutta chromosome 36, fSalTru1.1, whole genome shotgun sequence window:
- the LOC115175914 gene encoding antigen peptide transporter 2 yields MMRRTCVFTMAVGLCIDITTFCATGYGASISKTGPISFDVFGNLMRLWVEAGIRLVLLFGLSLLTLGSIKPVLKRWLAVHCFLAPVYETGQLMLHGSSPESPNGSLGGPSLWLLCTAAAAAAALFWEKTFPDSKEEINGKEKTQKARALFMRVLYFYRPDTLLLVGAFIFLALAVLCETFIPFYTGKVIDILASQYKWNDFLTAIVLMGLYSLGSSFSAGCRGGLFMCAINSFTCRMKVELFGALVKQEISFFETIKTGDITSRLSTDTTKMARTLALNVNVLLRTLIKTVGMLSLMMSLSWKLTLLMLMETPITGLLQGVYDNYYLRLSKEVQDSMARANEAAGETVAGIRTVRSFNTERSEAARYDHRLMDTHNLKTRRDTVRAVYLLLRRLTALVMQVAMLYYGRLFIQRGQMSTGNLVSFILYQSNLGANIRTLIYIFGDMLNSVGAAGKVFEYLDREPQVSTKGTLQPETLTGHVHFHNLSFSYPTRQERKVLQGFSLELRPGQLTALVGPSGGGKSTCVSLLERFYQPQQGEILLDGQPLHSYQHHYLHRKVAMVGQEPVLFSGSIKDNIAYGLADCSLERVQEAARRANAHSFISQLEKGYDTDVGERGGQMSGGEKQRIAIARALIREPQVLILDEVTSALDTESEHMVQEALASCPSQTLLVIAHRLKTIERADQIILIDQGSVLEQGTHQELMDRKGGYYKLRERLFTEDDTSH; encoded by the exons ATGATGCGTAGAACGTGCGTGTTCACTATGGCTGTAGGTCTATGCATTGACATAACCACATTTTGCGCCACGGGTTATGGCGCATCTATTTCCAAAACTGGACCAATAAGTTTTGATGTTTTTGGAAATCTGATGCGTCTATGGGTTGAAGCGGGGATTCGATTAGTTCTACTATTTGGTTTATCGCTACTCACACTAGGATCGATTAAACCGGTATTGAAGCGCTGGTTAGCGGTGCACTGTTTCCTTGCCCCGGTCTACGAGACCGGGCAACTGATGCTGCATGGAAGTTCACCGGAGAGCCCGAATGGATCGTTGGGGGGTCCAAGTTTGTGGCTATTGTGTACCGCGGCAGCAGCTGCAGCAGCCCTGTTTTGGGAGAAAACCTTCCCTGACAGCAAAGAAGAAATTAACGGAAAAGAGAAGACGCAGAAGGCACGAGCGCTGTTCATGAGAGTCCTCTACTTCTACAGACCTGACACCCTCCTTTTGGTTGGAGCGTTTATATTCCTGGCACTGGCTGTCCTCT GTGAAACGTTCATCCCATTCTATACAGGAAAAGTGATTGACATCTTGGCTTCCCAGTACAAGTGGAATGACTTTCTCACAGCTATCGTCCTCATGGGGCTCTACTCTTTGGGAAG CTCTTTCAGTGCAGGCTGTCGAGGAGGCCTCTTCATGTGTGCCATCAACAGCTTCACCTGCAGAATGAAAGTAGAGCTGTTTGGGGCCCTGGTGAAGCAGGAGATCAGCTTCTTTGAGACCATCAAGACAG GTGACATCACGTCCAGGCTGTCCACAGACACCACTAAGATGGCCCGGACGTTGGCCCTGAATGTCAACGTCTTACTGAGGACCCTCATTAAGACCGTGGGTATGCTGTCGCTCATGATGAGCCTGTCCTGGAAGCTCACTCTGCTCATGCTGATGGAGACGCCCATCACCGGCCTGCTGCAAGGCGTCTATGACAACTATTACCTG AGGCTCTCTAAGGAGGTGCAGGACTCCATGGCCAGGGCGAACGAGGCAGCGGGAGAAACAGTAGCAGGAATCCGGACCGTGCGAAGCTTTAACACAGAGCGGAGTGAGGCTGCTCGTTATGACCACAGGTTGATGGACACCCACAATCTCAAAACCAGGCGGGACACCGTCAGGGCAGTGTACCTGCTCCTGAGAAGA ctAACAGCGCTGGTAATGCAGGTGGCCATGCTGTACTATGGCAGACTGTTTATCCAGCGAGGTCAGATGAGCACTGGGAACCTGGTCTCTTTCATcctctaccagtctaacctggGAGCCAACATCAGG ACTTTGATTTACATATTTGGCGACATGCTGAACTCGGTGGGGGCGGCTGGTAAGGTGTTTGAGTATCTGGACAGAGAGCCACAGGTCAGCACCAAGGGGACCCTCCAACCAGAGACCTTGACTGGACACGTCCACTTCCACAACCTCTCCTTCTCCTACCCCACCCGCCAGGAGCGCAAAGTACTGCAG GGCTTCTCTCTGGAGCTGAGGCCGGGTCAGCTGACTGCTCTGGTGGGGCCGTCAGGGGGGGGGAAGAGCACCTGTGTCAGTCTGCTGGAGAGGTTCTATCAGCCTCAGCAGGGAGAGATCCTATTGGATGGACAACCACTGCACAGCTACCAGCACCACTACCTACACAGGAAG GTGGCCATGGTGGGCCAGGAACCTGTTCTATTCTCTGGGTCCATCAAGGACAACATTGCCTACGGCCTGGCAGACTGCTCTCTGGAGAGGGTGCAGGAAGCTGCTCGCAGAGCCAATGCCCACAGCTTCATCAGCCAACTGGAGAAGGGTTATGACACAG ATGTAGGAGAGCGAGGTGGCCAGATGTCCGGTGGTGAGAAGCAGCGTATTGCCATCGCCAGAGCTCTGATCAGAGAGCCACAGGTCCTCATCCTGGACGAGGTCACCAGCGCACTGGACACTGAGAGCGAACACATG GTCCAGGAGGCCCTGGCTAGCTGCCCCTCCCAGACCCTGCTGGTGATTGCTCACAGGCTGAAGACCATCGAGAGGGCAGATCAGATCATTCTGATTGACCAGGGAAGTGTCCTGGAGCAGGGCACTCACCAGGAATTGATGGACAGGAAGGGGGGCTACTACAAACTAAGAGAGAGACTCTTCACAGAAGACGACACGTCACATTGA
- the psmb9a gene encoding proteasome subunit beta type-9: MLEESSEPGWLSEEVKTGTTIIAIEFDGGVVLGSDSRVSAGETVVNRVMNKLSLLHDKIYCALSGSAADAQTIAEMVNYQLDVHSIEVGEDPQVRSAATLVKNISYKYKEELSAHLIVAGWDKRGGGQVYVTLNGLLSRQPFAVGGSGSAYVYGFVDAEYRKAMSKEDCQQFVVNTLSLAMSRDGSSGGVAYLVTIDEKGAEEKCILGNELPTFYDQ, from the exons ATGTTAGAAGAATCATCAGAGCCAGGGTGGCTATCCGAAGAAGTAAAAACTGGG ACTACCATCATTGCTATTGAGTTTGATggaggggtggtgctgggctCTGACTCTCGAGTGTCTGCTGG GGAGACTGTGGTGAACCGGGTGATGAACaagctctctctcctccatgacaAGATCTACTGCGCCCTGTCAGGCTCGGCTGCAGACGCCCAGACCATCGCTGAGATGGTCAACTACCAGCTGGATGTGCACAG CATTGAGGTTGGAGAGGATCCTCAAGTTCGTTCAGCTGCCACTCTGGTGAAAAACATCTCGTACAAGTACAAAGAAGAGCTGTCAGCACATCTCATTGTTGCCGGGTGGGacaagagaggagggggacag GTGTATGTGACCCTGaatggcctgttgtccagacaaCCCTTTGCGGTCGGCGGCTCCGGAAGCGCCTACGTCTATGGGTTTGTTGATGCAGAGTACCGGAAGGCCATGAGCAAAGAGGACTGCCAACAGTTTGTTGTCAACA cacTTTCATTGGCCATGAGTCGAGATGGTTCCAGCGGAGGTGTGGCCTACCTTGTCACTATTGATGAAAAGGGTGCAGAGGAGAAATGCATCCTGGGCAACGAGTTGCCCACTTTTTATGATCAGTGA
- the psmb12 gene encoding proteasome subunit beta type-6-B like protein encodes MDSQIKGVSTGTTILAVTFNGGVIIGSDSRASIGGSYVSSKTINKLIQVHDRIFCCIAGSLADAQAVTKAAKFQISFHSIQMESPPLVKAAASVLKELCYNNKEELQAGFITAGWDRKKGPQVYTVALGGMLLSQPFTIGGSGSTYIYGYADAKYKPDMSKEECLQFATNALALAMGRDNVSGGVAHLVVITEEGVEHVVIPGDKLPKFHDE; translated from the exons ATGGACTCTCAAATCAAAGGAGTTAGCACTGGC ACCACCATCTTGGCGGTGACGTTCAATGGAGGGGTTATCATTGGCTCAGATTCCAGGGCGTCCATCGGAGG GAGCTACGTGTCTTCTAAGACCATCAACAAGCTGATCCAGGTTCATGACAGGATATTCTGCTGCATCGCCGGCTCCCTGGCAGACGCTCAGGCCGTCACCAAGGCTGCCAAGTTCCAGATCTCCTTCCACAG TATTCAGATGGAGTCCCCTCCTCTGGTGAAGGCAGCAGCGTCCGTGTTGAAGGAGCTGTGCTACAACAACAAGGAGGAGCTGCAGGCCGGCTTCATCACTGCAGGCTGGGACAGGAAGAAAGGGCCACAG GTTTACACGGTGGCCTTGGGCGGTATGTTACTCAGTCAGCCGTTCACCATCGGAGGATCAGGGAGCACGTACATCTACGGTTACGCCGACGCCAAATATAAACCTGACATGAGCAAAGAGGAGTGCCTGCAGTTTGCTACAAATG CTCTTGCCCTAGCTATGGGCAGAGACAATGTCAGCGGAGGTGTGGCACACCTGGTAGTGATCACCGAGGAGGGGGTGGAGCATGTGGTCATCCCTGGAGACAAGCTACCCAAGTTCCACGATGAGTAG
- the psmb13a gene encoding proteasome subunit beta type-7 produces the protein MALTNVVETPASGFNFENVSRNVALEGLLEGGHTKAPKPMKTGTTIAGVVCKDGVVLGADTRATSGEVVADKMCAKIHYISPNMYCCGAGTAADTEKTTDMLSSNLTIFSMTSGRNPRVVMAVNILQDMLFRYRGQIGASLILGGVDCTGNHLYTVGPYGSIDNVPYLAMGSGDLAALGILEDRFKPNMELEDAKELVRDAIHSGIMSDLGSGNNIDICVITKQGVDYIRPYQESEYKDKRRRRYKYRPGTTSILTEKIVPLELEVVQETVQRMDTA, from the exons ATGGCGCTAACAAATGTTGTCGAAACACCTGCATCGGGATTTAATTTTGAGAACGTCTCCAG AAATGTTGCTCTGGAGGGTCTGCTTGAGGGAGGACACACCAAGGCACCTAAGCCTATGAAGACAGGGACCACCATAGCTGGAGTAGTGTGCAAG GATGGAGTGGTTCTGGGAGCAGACACGCGGGCCACCTCAGGTGAAGTCGTGGCTGATAAGATGTGTGCCAAGATCCACTACATCTCCCCCAATATGTA CTGCTGTGGTGCAGGAACTGCAGCGGATACCGAGAAGACCACCGACATGCTCTCCTCCAACCTCACCATCTTTTCTATGACCAGCGGCAGGAACCCACGTGTCGTGATGGCAGTAAACATATTACAGGACATGctattcag GTACCGGGGCCAGATAGGGGCCAGTCTAATCCTCGGAGGGGTGGACTGCACCGGCAATCACCTCTACACAGTGGGGCCCTATGGGAGCATAGACAATGTGCCATACCTTGCAATGG GGTCTGGTGACTTGGCCGCTCTGGGGATTCTGGAGGATAGATTCAAACCTAATATGGAG TTGGAGGACGCTAAGGAGTTGGTCCGGGATGCCATCCACTCTGGCATCATGAGTGACCTGGGCTCAGGCAACAACATAGATATCTGTGTCATCACTAAACAGGGGGTGGACTACATCAGGCCGTACCAGGAGTCAGAGTATAAAGACAAGAG GCGGAGAAGATACAAGTATCGCCCAGGTACAACGTCTATTTTGACAGAGAAAATAGTCCCTCTGGAGCTGGAGGTAGTGCAGGAGACAGTCCAGCGGATGGATACCGCCTGA